A genomic stretch from Mycobacterium malmoense includes:
- a CDS encoding maleylpyruvate isomerase family mycothiol-dependent enzyme: MTASLMSMARAERTDLQAFLATLTPRDWEAPTLCTRWSVKDVVAHMISYEELGTLGLLKRFAKGRIVRANQVGVDEFAALSPQQLLEFLGNHLTPQGLTAGFGGMIALVDGTIHHQDIRRSLGRPRTVPADRLQRVLGLMPGNPRLGAGRRIRGLRLRATDIDWAHGRGPEVSGPGEALLMAMAGRPAALTDLAGPGRATLAARLAR; this comes from the coding sequence ATGACAGCCTCGCTGATGAGCATGGCCCGCGCCGAGCGGACCGACCTCCAAGCATTCCTGGCCACTTTGACGCCGCGGGACTGGGAGGCGCCCACCCTCTGTACTAGGTGGAGCGTCAAAGACGTTGTCGCGCATATGATCAGCTACGAAGAGCTCGGCACCCTGGGGCTGCTCAAGCGCTTCGCGAAGGGTCGGATCGTGCGGGCCAACCAGGTCGGCGTCGACGAGTTCGCCGCGCTCAGCCCGCAACAGCTGCTCGAATTTCTCGGCAACCACCTCACACCTCAAGGGTTGACGGCGGGTTTCGGCGGAATGATCGCCCTCGTCGACGGCACGATCCACCACCAGGACATCCGACGCTCGCTTGGCCGGCCACGCACGGTCCCCGCGGATCGGCTTCAGCGCGTTCTCGGCCTGATGCCGGGCAACCCCAGGCTCGGAGCGGGACGCCGGATCAGGGGACTGCGACTCCGCGCCACCGACATCGACTGGGCACACGGCCGCGGGCCCGAAGTGTCCGGCCCCGGCGAGGCGCTGCTGATGGCGATGGCCGGCCGGCCGGCGGCCCTCACGGACCTCGCCGGCCCCGGCCGCGCCACCCTGGCCGCGCGGCTGGCCAGGTAG
- a CDS encoding SRPBCC family protein → MTQPRTPNVRHHVVVNAPIERAFAVFTERFGDFKPREHNLLAMPIAETTFEPRVGGHIYDRGVDGSVCRWARVTVYEPPHKLVFTWDIGPTWQLETDRSKTSEVEVRFTAESDGRTRIDLEHRHLDRHGPGWESVADGVDGDAGWPLYLGRYAHLFSAGK, encoded by the coding sequence ATGACGCAGCCGCGGACTCCGAACGTGCGGCACCACGTCGTCGTCAACGCCCCGATCGAGCGTGCGTTCGCCGTCTTCACCGAGCGATTCGGCGACTTCAAACCCCGCGAACACAATCTGCTCGCCATGCCGATCGCCGAGACGACATTCGAACCCCGCGTGGGAGGGCACATCTATGACCGCGGCGTCGACGGCAGCGTATGCCGATGGGCGCGCGTGACGGTCTACGAGCCGCCCCACAAGCTGGTGTTCACCTGGGATATCGGCCCCACCTGGCAGCTGGAAACCGACCGGTCCAAGACCAGCGAGGTCGAGGTGCGTTTCACCGCGGAGTCCGATGGCCGCACCCGCATCGACCTCGAACACCGCCATCTGGACCGCCACGGCCCGGGCTGGGAGTCGGTCGCCGACGGCGTCGACGGCGATGCGGGCTGGCCGCTGTATCTGGGCCGCTACGCTCACCTATTCAGCGCCGGAAAATGA
- a CDS encoding arabinosyltransferase domain-containing protein yields MPHDGNQRSQRIPRLIAVVAGIAGLLLCATVPLLPVKQTTAAVLWPQGTADGHVTQITAPLVSGAPRALDIVIPCPAMATLPPTGGLVVSTLPTDGVDAGKNGLFVRAAKDVVVVAFRDSVAAVAQRSAIAAGACSVLHLWADAGGTGADFVGIPGASGLLPSEKKPQVGGIFTDLKVPQQPGLSARVDIDTRFITAPTALKKVVMAAGALAVLLAILAMAALDRRSRGRDTLVNWRSPIARLARYRPVEHRHVGVAVWLADAGVIATLLLWHVIGATSSDDGYNLTIARVAPKAGYVANYYRYFGTTDAPFDWYLGVLSKLAAVSTAGVWMRLPATLAGIACWLIISHWVLRRLGPGRGGLAANRVAVFTAGAVFLAAWLPFNNGLRPEPLIALGALVTWMLVERAIALRRLAPAAVAIIVALLTATLAPQGLIAVAALLTGARAVAQAIRRRRATDGLLAPLAVLVASLSLITVVVFRSQTLATVAESARIKYKVGPTIAWYQEWLRYYFLTVESNAEGSMSRRFAVLVMLLCLFGMLVVLLRRGRVPGLASGPAWRLIGTTAVGLLLLTFTPTKWAVQFGAFAGVAGALGAVTAFTLARIGLHSRRNLTLYVTALLFVLAVATSGVNGWFDVNNYGVPWYDIPPVVASHPVTSMFLTLSILTGLLAGWYHFRMDYAGHTEVKDNRRNRVLASTPLLVVATIMVLGEVASLAKGAVFRYPLYTTGKANLAAVVSGLSPTSCAMADDVLAEPDPNVGLLQPLPGQAFGPYGPLGGVNPVGFKPEGVGDDLKSDPVVTKPGLVNSDASPNKPNVAFSDSAGTAGGKGPVGVNGSHAALPFGLDPARTPVMGSYGENTLAATATSTWYRLPPRTPDRPLVVVSAAGAIWSYKEDGTFTYGQSLKLQWGVTRPDGTTQPLAEVQPIDIGPQPAWRNLRFPLTWAPPEANVARIVAYDPNLSSDQWFAFTPPRVPVLQTLQQLLGSRTPVLMDIATAANFPCQRPFSEHLGIAELPQYRILPDHKQTAASSNLWQASETGGPFLFTQALLRTSTISTYLRGDWYRDWGSVEQYYRLVPADRAPDAVVERGVITVPGWSRQGPIRALP; encoded by the coding sequence GTGCCCCACGACGGTAATCAGCGATCGCAGCGGATCCCGCGGTTGATCGCCGTCGTCGCGGGAATCGCGGGATTGCTGTTGTGCGCAACCGTTCCGCTGCTTCCGGTCAAGCAGACCACCGCGGCGGTCCTGTGGCCCCAGGGCACCGCCGACGGGCACGTCACCCAGATCACCGCCCCGCTCGTGTCCGGGGCGCCGCGCGCGCTCGACATCGTTATCCCGTGCCCGGCGATGGCCACCCTGCCTCCCACCGGTGGGTTGGTGGTCTCCACCCTGCCGACCGACGGGGTGGACGCCGGCAAAAACGGGCTGTTCGTGCGCGCCGCCAAAGACGTCGTGGTCGTGGCGTTCCGGGACTCGGTGGCCGCGGTGGCGCAGCGCTCGGCGATCGCCGCCGGCGCCTGCAGCGTGCTGCACCTCTGGGCCGACGCCGGTGGGACGGGCGCGGACTTCGTCGGCATACCCGGCGCCTCCGGGCTGCTGCCGTCGGAGAAGAAACCACAGGTCGGCGGGATTTTCACCGACCTGAAGGTCCCCCAGCAGCCGGGATTGTCGGCCCGCGTCGACATCGACACCCGATTCATCACGGCACCCACCGCCCTCAAGAAGGTCGTGATGGCCGCCGGCGCGCTGGCGGTTCTGCTCGCCATCCTGGCGATGGCGGCCCTGGACCGCCGCAGCCGCGGCCGCGACACCCTGGTCAACTGGCGGTCCCCCATCGCCAGGCTCGCCCGGTACCGCCCCGTCGAGCACCGGCACGTCGGGGTCGCGGTCTGGCTTGCCGACGCCGGCGTGATCGCAACGCTGCTGCTCTGGCACGTCATCGGCGCCACCTCGTCGGACGACGGCTACAACCTGACCATTGCCCGGGTCGCGCCGAAGGCCGGCTACGTCGCCAACTATTACCGCTACTTCGGGACGACGGACGCGCCGTTCGACTGGTATCTCGGGGTGCTGTCCAAGTTGGCGGCGGTGAGCACCGCCGGCGTGTGGATGCGGCTGCCGGCCACGCTGGCCGGGATCGCGTGCTGGCTGATCATCAGCCATTGGGTGCTGCGGCGGCTGGGTCCGGGCAGGGGTGGCCTGGCCGCCAATCGCGTGGCGGTATTCACCGCGGGCGCGGTGTTCCTGGCGGCATGGTTGCCGTTCAACAACGGCCTGCGGCCCGAGCCGCTGATCGCCCTCGGCGCGCTCGTCACCTGGATGCTGGTGGAACGCGCGATCGCGCTGCGACGGCTGGCCCCGGCCGCCGTCGCGATCATCGTCGCCCTGCTCACCGCGACGCTGGCACCGCAGGGACTGATCGCCGTCGCCGCCCTACTGACCGGGGCCCGGGCCGTCGCCCAGGCGATCCGGCGGCGCCGCGCGACCGATGGCCTACTGGCGCCGCTGGCGGTGCTGGTTGCCTCGTTGTCGCTGATCACGGTGGTGGTGTTCCGCAGCCAGACGCTGGCCACGGTCGCCGAGTCGGCGCGCATCAAGTACAAGGTCGGCCCGACGATCGCCTGGTACCAGGAATGGCTGCGCTACTACTTCCTCACCGTGGAAAGCAACGCCGAGGGTTCGATGTCGCGGCGGTTCGCCGTGCTGGTGATGCTGCTGTGCCTGTTCGGGATGCTGGTGGTGCTGCTGCGCCGCGGCCGGGTTCCGGGCCTGGCGAGCGGTCCGGCGTGGCGGCTGATCGGCACCACCGCGGTCGGCCTGCTGCTACTGACGTTCACGCCGACGAAGTGGGCCGTGCAGTTCGGCGCATTCGCCGGGGTGGCCGGCGCCCTGGGCGCGGTCACCGCCTTCACGCTGGCCCGCATCGGCCTGCACAGCCGCCGCAACCTGACGCTGTACGTTACGGCGTTGCTGTTCGTGCTGGCGGTGGCGACCTCGGGTGTGAACGGCTGGTTCGACGTCAACAACTACGGCGTCCCGTGGTACGACATCCCACCGGTCGTCGCGAGTCACCCGGTGACGTCGATGTTCCTGACGCTGTCGATCCTCACCGGGCTGCTGGCCGGCTGGTATCACTTCCGCATGGACTACGCCGGGCACACCGAGGTCAAGGACAACCGGCGCAACCGCGTGCTGGCCTCCACCCCGCTGCTGGTGGTCGCGACGATCATGGTCCTCGGCGAAGTGGCCTCGCTGGCCAAGGGCGCGGTGTTCCGCTACCCGCTCTACACCACGGGCAAGGCCAACCTGGCCGCCGTGGTTTCCGGCCTTTCACCGACCAGTTGCGCCATGGCCGACGACGTCCTGGCCGAGCCGGACCCCAATGTCGGCCTGCTGCAACCGCTTCCGGGACAGGCGTTCGGGCCGTACGGGCCGCTCGGGGGCGTCAACCCCGTCGGCTTCAAACCCGAGGGCGTGGGCGACGACCTGAAGTCCGACCCGGTGGTGACCAAACCCGGGCTGGTCAACTCCGACGCTTCGCCCAACAAACCCAATGTCGCCTTCAGTGACTCCGCGGGCACCGCCGGCGGCAAGGGCCCGGTCGGCGTGAACGGGTCGCACGCGGCGCTGCCATTCGGCCTGGACCCGGCCCGCACACCGGTGATGGGCAGCTACGGCGAAAACACGCTGGCCGCGACCGCGACCTCGACCTGGTACCGGTTGCCGCCGCGCACTCCGGACCGGCCCCTGGTGGTGGTCTCGGCCGCGGGCGCGATCTGGTCGTACAAGGAGGACGGCACCTTCACCTACGGGCAGTCGCTGAAACTGCAATGGGGCGTCACCCGTCCCGACGGCACCACCCAGCCGCTGGCGGAGGTGCAGCCGATCGACATCGGACCGCAGCCGGCGTGGCGCAACCTGCGGTTCCCGTTGACGTGGGCGCCACCGGAGGCCAACGTGGCACGCATCGTCGCTTACGACCCGAACCTGAGCTCCGACCAGTGGTTCGCGTTCACGCCGCCGCGGGTGCCGGTGCTGCAGACCCTGCAGCAGCTGCTCGGATCGCGGACACCGGTGCTGATGGACATCGCGACCGCCGCGAACTTCCCCTGCCAGCGGCCGTTCTCCGAACACCTTGGCATTGCCGAACTTCCGCAATACCGCATCCTGCCCGACCACAAACAGACGGCCGCCTCGTCGAACCTGTGGCAGGCCAGCGAGACCGGCGGCCCGTTCCTGTTCACCCAGGCGCTGCTGCGCACCTCCACGATCTCGACGTACCTGCGCGGCGACTGGTACCGCGACTGGGGATCCGTGGAGCAGTACTACCGGTTGGTGCCGGCCGATCGGGCGCCGGACGCCGTCGTCGAGCGGGGTGTGATCACCGTGCCCGGCTGGAGCCGGCAGGGACCGATTAGGGCGCTCCCATGA
- the embB gene encoding arabinosyltransferase EmbB has protein sequence MSVVDEKAPTAQREARNGVRVTRWVATIAGLIGFVLSVATPLLPVVQTTAMLNWPQGGQLNNVTAPLISLTPVDMTATVPCSAVRDLPPEGGVVLSTAPKKGKDAALNALFVVVNGQRVDVTDRNVVIVSVPRSQAAGGAGAPGCSSIEITSTRAGTFATFVGLTDPAGNPVRGGYPDPNLRPQIVGVFTDLTGPAPPELRLSATIDTRFSTTPTTLKLLAMVGAIVSTIVALVALWRLDQLDGRRMHRLIPTRWRKFTLVDATVIFGFLLWHVIGANSSDDGYILGMARVADHAGYMSNYFRWFGSPEDPFGWYYNLLALMTHVSDDSLWMRLPDLVAGLVCWLLLSREVLPRLGPAVTASKAANWAAGMVLLTAWMPFDNGLRPEPIIALGSLVTWVLIERSMCCSRLTPAALAIVTAAFTLGVQPTGLIAVAALVAGGRPVLRILVHRHRLVGTWPLVAPLLAAGSVILTVVFADQTLRAVLEATRIRNEIGPSQAWYTENLRYYYLILPTVDGSLSRRFGFLITALCLFTAMFIMLRRKRIPGVARGPAWRLMGVIFATMFFLMFTPTKWVHHFGLFAAVGAAMAALTTVLVSPKVLRWSRNRMAFLAALLFLMALCFATTNGWWYVSSYGVPFNSTMPKIGGITISTIFFVLFAIAALYAVWLHFASRDHGEGRLARAATVSFWAPVPIAAGFMALVFVASMVAGIVRQYPTYSNGWANLREFAGGCGLADDVLVEPDSNAGYMAPLKTGEPGDYGPLGPLGGVGPVGFTPNGVPEHTVAEAVRMTPNQPGTDYDWDAPTKLAAPGINGSLVPLPYGLDPGRVPLAGSYTTGPQQQSRLTSAWYRLPRPDDGHPLVVVTAAGKIAGNSVLHQHTNGQTVVLEYGKPGPGADIVPAGRLVPYDLYGEQPKVWRNLRFARSQMPADATAVRVVAEDLSLTPEDWIAVTPPRVPELRSLQEYVGSSQPVLLDWAVGLAFPCQQPMLHVNGVTEIPKFRITPDYSAKKMDTDTWEDGTNGGLLGITDLLLRAHVMSTYLSRDWGRDWGSLRKFDTLVNAEPAQLDLGTATRSGWWSPGEIRIKP, from the coding sequence ATGAGCGTTGTCGACGAAAAGGCGCCCACCGCGCAGCGCGAGGCCCGGAACGGTGTGCGGGTGACGCGCTGGGTCGCGACGATCGCCGGGCTGATCGGGTTCGTGTTGTCGGTCGCCACGCCGCTGCTACCCGTCGTGCAGACCACCGCAATGCTGAACTGGCCGCAGGGCGGCCAGCTGAATAACGTTACGGCACCGTTGATTTCGCTGACGCCAGTCGACATGACGGCAACCGTGCCGTGCTCGGCGGTGCGTGACCTGCCCCCCGAGGGCGGGGTCGTGCTGAGCACCGCACCCAAGAAGGGCAAGGACGCCGCGCTCAACGCGCTGTTCGTCGTCGTCAACGGCCAGCGCGTCGACGTCACCGACCGCAACGTGGTGATCGTCAGCGTTCCCCGCAGCCAGGCGGCCGGGGGCGCGGGTGCCCCCGGATGTTCCAGCATCGAGATCACCTCCACGCGCGCCGGCACCTTCGCCACCTTCGTAGGGCTGACCGATCCCGCGGGCAATCCCGTGCGTGGCGGTTACCCCGACCCCAACCTGCGCCCGCAAATCGTCGGCGTATTCACCGATCTGACCGGTCCGGCGCCTCCCGAACTGCGGCTCTCGGCGACCATCGACACGCGGTTCTCCACCACGCCGACGACGCTGAAACTGCTCGCGATGGTGGGCGCGATCGTGTCCACCATCGTCGCGCTGGTCGCGCTGTGGCGCCTCGACCAGCTGGACGGGCGCCGGATGCACCGGTTGATTCCGACCCGCTGGCGCAAGTTCACACTGGTCGACGCCACGGTGATCTTCGGGTTCCTGCTGTGGCATGTGATCGGCGCGAATTCCTCCGACGACGGCTACATCCTGGGCATGGCCCGGGTCGCCGACCACGCCGGCTACATGTCCAACTACTTCCGCTGGTTCGGCAGCCCCGAGGACCCGTTCGGCTGGTACTACAACCTGCTGGCGCTGATGACCCACGTCAGCGACGACAGCCTGTGGATGCGGTTGCCCGACCTGGTCGCCGGGCTGGTGTGCTGGCTACTGCTGTCGCGTGAGGTGCTGCCCCGGCTGGGGCCGGCGGTGACGGCGAGCAAGGCCGCGAACTGGGCGGCCGGCATGGTCCTGCTGACCGCGTGGATGCCGTTCGACAACGGCCTTCGCCCCGAGCCGATCATCGCGCTCGGTTCACTGGTCACCTGGGTGCTGATCGAGCGCTCGATGTGCTGCTCCCGGCTGACGCCGGCGGCGCTGGCCATCGTCACCGCGGCGTTCACCCTGGGCGTGCAGCCCACCGGGCTGATCGCGGTGGCCGCGCTGGTCGCCGGTGGCCGTCCGGTCCTGCGAATCTTGGTCCACCGCCATCGCCTGGTCGGCACGTGGCCGCTGGTGGCCCCGCTGCTGGCGGCCGGTTCCGTCATCCTCACCGTGGTGTTCGCCGACCAGACTCTGCGGGCGGTGTTGGAAGCCACCAGGATTCGCAACGAGATCGGGCCCAGCCAGGCGTGGTACACCGAGAACCTGCGCTACTACTACCTCATCCTGCCCACCGTCGACGGCTCACTGTCGCGGCGATTCGGCTTTCTCATCACCGCGCTCTGCCTGTTCACCGCGATGTTTATCATGTTGCGGCGCAAGCGAATTCCCGGTGTGGCCCGCGGGCCGGCGTGGCGGCTGATGGGCGTCATCTTCGCCACCATGTTCTTCCTGATGTTCACCCCCACGAAGTGGGTGCACCACTTCGGGCTGTTCGCCGCGGTGGGTGCGGCGATGGCCGCGCTGACCACGGTCCTGGTCTCGCCGAAGGTGCTGCGCTGGTCGCGTAACCGGATGGCGTTTTTGGCGGCCCTGTTGTTCTTGATGGCGCTGTGCTTCGCCACCACCAACGGCTGGTGGTACGTCTCCAGCTACGGCGTGCCGTTCAACAGCACCATGCCGAAAATCGGCGGAATCACCATCAGCACAATCTTTTTCGTACTGTTCGCGATCGCCGCGCTCTACGCGGTCTGGTTGCACTTCGCGTCCCGAGACCACGGCGAGGGCCGTCTGGCCCGGGCGGCGACGGTGTCTTTCTGGGCACCCGTGCCCATAGCGGCCGGGTTCATGGCGCTGGTGTTCGTCGCGTCGATGGTGGCCGGGATCGTCCGTCAGTACCCGACCTACTCCAACGGCTGGGCCAACCTGCGGGAATTCGCCGGGGGCTGCGGCCTGGCAGATGACGTGCTCGTCGAGCCGGACAGCAACGCCGGCTATATGGCGCCTCTCAAAACAGGAGAGCCCGGCGATTACGGCCCGCTGGGGCCGCTGGGCGGGGTCGGCCCGGTCGGATTCACGCCCAACGGGGTGCCGGAACACACCGTCGCCGAGGCGGTTCGGATGACGCCCAACCAGCCCGGCACCGACTACGACTGGGATGCGCCGACCAAGCTGGCGGCGCCGGGCATCAACGGGTCGCTGGTGCCGCTGCCGTACGGCCTCGACCCGGGCCGGGTCCCGCTGGCCGGCAGCTACACGACCGGGCCGCAACAGCAGAGCAGGCTGACGTCGGCGTGGTACCGGCTGCCCAGGCCGGACGACGGGCACCCCCTGGTGGTGGTGACGGCCGCCGGCAAGATCGCGGGCAACAGCGTGCTACACCAGCACACCAACGGGCAGACCGTCGTGCTGGAGTACGGCAAGCCCGGCCCCGGAGCCGACATCGTGCCGGCCGGGCGGCTGGTGCCCTACGACCTGTACGGGGAACAGCCGAAAGTCTGGCGCAACCTGCGTTTCGCCCGCTCCCAGATGCCCGCGGACGCGACGGCGGTCCGCGTGGTGGCCGAGGACCTGTCCCTGACGCCGGAAGACTGGATCGCGGTGACCCCGCCGCGGGTGCCCGAGCTGCGCTCGCTGCAGGAGTACGTCGGCTCGTCGCAACCGGTGCTGCTGGACTGGGCGGTCGGGCTGGCCTTCCCCTGCCAACAG
- a CDS encoding ArsR/SmtB family transcription factor: MATYQAGDVWLALADGTRRAIVERLAHGPSAVGELARDLPVSRPAVSQHLKVLKSAGLVRDRAAGTRRVYQLDPTGLDALRADLDRFWTQALVTYARTIDETGDAS, encoded by the coding sequence GTGGCGACTTACCAAGCTGGCGATGTGTGGCTGGCGCTGGCCGACGGGACGAGGCGGGCCATCGTGGAGCGTCTTGCGCACGGCCCGTCGGCCGTCGGCGAATTGGCCCGCGACCTGCCCGTCAGCAGGCCGGCCGTTTCGCAGCACCTCAAGGTGCTCAAGTCCGCCGGGCTGGTGCGCGACCGCGCCGCGGGAACGCGTCGCGTCTATCAACTCGACCCGACCGGCCTCGACGCGTTACGCGCCGACCTTGACCGGTTCTGGACGCAGGCCCTGGTCACCTACGCGCGGACCATCGACGAGACAGGAGATGCCTCATGA